The segment ATCAAATCCGGGGCGTCCAGCTTTTTGCGCAGCCTGTAGATGTATTGGCGTACTGCATCCGAGGCCGTGTACTCATCCCATACAGCGGCAATGAGTTCCTCCGTCGGAACGTATTGTCCACGGCGGGTCCACAAATAATCCAGCACAGCCTGTTCCTTCTCAGTCAATGCAACCTGCCTGTCATGCAGCTGCACACTGCGCTGCCCGGGCTTGTATACGATACCTGGCTGCAACAGGATGTCCCGATCGGGAGGCCAAGCATGCGCGGCTGCGAGGTGCTGTACCGTGAACCAGATGGATTCCTGCTGCACAAGCAGGCACAAATTCTCCAGCTGCTCCAGATCGTGACAATCCTCTTCTGTGACAGCTTCATGCAGAAGGCCAAAGATCGGAATGTCAGGGTAAGACCGGGCCAACTCCGTGCAGCATTCGCGGTCATAGTCCGACACACTGCGCATCTGCCAGACAACCCACCCTACCGGGCAGCCCTGCCTGCAGAGCAGGAGCACATCCTTCAGTCCGTATACGTGAACCCGCTGCAGAGGAAGGGGCAGACGGTTCGGCACCACAGCGCCCTTGTCTTGACTCTTGTCAACGACTGCCACCCACGTGCGTTCCTTGCCTGAAGCCTGCTCGTTCATCGCTTGCCAAGCTCGCTTTCCACATAGTGGACAAGCTCCTTCAAAGTCGGTACGTTCTCTTCCCAGGCTTCCGACAAAACCAGCTCAATCTGGAACGCATTCTCCATGTCGATCATCAAGCGCAGCCAGGAGAGGGAGGACAATCCGCAAGCCGCCAACGGCTCCTCCCCGCTTGCCAAATCCAGTTGGATCTGATGGCCTTCCAACAGCTGCTTAATAGTTCGCTCTATCGCAGTTCGATCCATCCTCTGCTCCCTCCTCTTCCACCGCATACCGTTCTTTCCACGTGCGGGCGAGCCGTTCTGCACGCTCAATCAAGTGCGGCACCTTATAGTCAGCC is part of the Xylanibacillus composti genome and harbors:
- a CDS encoding winged helix-turn-helix domain-containing protein yields the protein MNEQASGKERTWVAVVDKSQDKGAVVPNRLPLPLQRVHVYGLKDVLLLCRQGCPVGWVVWQMRSVSDYDRECCTELARSYPDIPIFGLLHEAVTEEDCHDLEQLENLCLLVQQESIWFTVQHLAAAHAWPPDRDILLQPGIVYKPGQRSVQLHDRQVALTEKEQAVLDYLWTRRGQYVPTEELIAAVWDEYTASDAVRQYIYRLRKKLDAPDLMQSLITHVPGSGYRLSAAPHESCGGT
- a CDS encoding acyl carrier protein, with the protein product MDRTAIERTIKQLLEGHQIQLDLASGEEPLAACGLSSLSWLRLMIDMENAFQIELVLSEAWEENVPTLKELVHYVESELGKR